In Thermoproteota archaeon, one DNA window encodes the following:
- a CDS encoding CBS domain-containing protein, with protein sequence MQQNQIGMTPQIKAHSLSHKPISLPQNSTIYDVMKKMYEKNISRLLLTHRNQFTGIVTQKDIGKFLLAQKNNSPISKTPVSKIMNSIVYVDENASAIECSELMLKHQISSLVVKKDNKFRIFTKNDLTKYYAQNCNGKFKVFELMTIGQFFCKQTSSIMDVLSNMISYNASRLIVKDDDEVPVGIITFRNFINIALEFSQKEKGPKHVVNNFDNFFASKNGYGRRCLANEIMTRDIIVVNAWDDLTKAAQIILDNRVHGIGVVSKGEIIGIISEKDIIRALTMDSQED encoded by the coding sequence ATGCAGCAAAATCAGATAGGCATGACTCCGCAAATAAAGGCTCATTCCCTGTCACATAAACCAATTAGCTTACCTCAAAATTCTACAATTTACGATGTTATGAAAAAGATGTATGAGAAAAACATCTCGCGATTGCTCCTAACACACAGAAACCAATTCACTGGAATTGTAACTCAAAAGGATATTGGGAAATTTCTACTAGCTCAAAAAAATAATTCACCGATTTCAAAGACTCCAGTATCAAAAATCATGAACTCTATCGTATACGTTGATGAAAACGCTTCTGCAATAGAATGCTCTGAGCTTATGCTAAAGCACCAGATCAGCTCCCTTGTAGTAAAAAAAGACAATAAATTCAGAATCTTTACAAAAAATGATCTAACAAAATATTATGCACAAAATTGCAATGGAAAGTTCAAAGTCTTTGAGTTAATGACAATTGGACAATTCTTTTGCAAACAGACAAGCTCAATTATGGATGTCCTATCAAACATGATATCATACAATGCATCACGATTAATAGTAAAGGACGATGATGAAGTTCCAGTTGGAATTATTACATTTAGAAATTTTATTAATATAGCGTTAGAGTTCTCGCAAAAAGAAAAAGGACCAAAACATGTTGTAAATAATTTTGATAATTTCTTTGCATCAAAAAATGGCTACGGAAGAAGATGCCTTGCAAATGAAATAATGACACGAGACATTATCGTGGTTAATGCTTGGGATGATCTTACAAAGGCTGCTCAGATAATTTTAGATAACAGGGTTCATGGAATTGGCGTGGTCTCAAAGGGTGAAATAATTGGAATCATTAGCGAAAAGGACATAATTCGAGCCTTGACCATGGACAGCCAAGAAGACTAG
- a CDS encoding DUF2024 family protein produces MTFHVFDTYVKAKDGHTIHFDVITDKKDPQKAIEYAKKWLKSIGEDDAKVSSEECRFCHSQSVPEEIEIEIMTEGFHIAKMEGCPK; encoded by the coding sequence ATGACATTTCATGTTTTTGACACATATGTCAAAGCAAAGGACGGTCACACCATACATTTTGATGTTATTACTGACAAAAAAGATCCTCAAAAAGCTATAGAGTATGCAAAAAAATGGTTGAAATCTATTGGTGAAGATGACGCCAAGGTTTCTTCAGAAGAATGCAGGTTTTGTCATTCACAAAGCGTTCCTGAAGAAATTGAAATTGAAATTATGACTGAAGGATTCCATATTGCAAAGATGGAAGGCTGTCCAAAATAG